The Sphingopyxis fribergensis DNA segment TTCGATATGACGCCGCTTTACCTCCTCACGCGCGTCGCCCATCGCGCGCGCGGTGTTGTCGAACAGAATTTGCTTTTGCTCGGGCGACATCAGGCGGAACAGGTTACCCGGCTGCTCATAATGATCGTCGTCGACGCGGTGGTCCCAATGCGCTGCGGGGCCTTCGAGTGCGAGCGTCGGCTCGGCGAGCGCCGGGTCGTCGCCTATCCATTCTCCCCGGCTGTTCGGCCAATAGCTCGTCGTACCCCCGAGATTACCGTCAGTGCGCATCGCGCCGTCGCGGTGATAGCTGTGATAGGGGCATCGCGGCGCATTGACCGGGATATGGTTATGATTGACGCCGAGGCGGTAGCGCGCGGCGTCAGGATAGGAAAAGAGCCGTGCCTGTAGCATCTTGTCGGGCGAAAAGCCGATGCCGGGCACGATATTCGACGGCGAAAAGGCGGCCTGTTCAACCTCGGCGAAGAAATTGTCCGGATAACGATTGAGTTCCATCTCACCGACCTCGATGAGCGGATAGTCGCCCTTGGGCCACACCTTGGTCAGGTCGAAGGGGTTGTGTTTGTGGCTGCGCGCCTGTTCCTCGGTCATTACCTGGATGGAGAGCGTCCATTTTGGGAAATTGCCACTGTCGATCGCATCCAAAAGGTCGCGGCCATGGCTTTCGCGGTCGCCGGCGATCAGCGCCGCCGATTCAGCGTCGCTCAGATTGTCGATGCCCTGTTGGGTGCGGAAATGGAATTTGACCCACACGCGTTCGCCCGCGGCGTTGACCATTGAGTAGGTGTGACTGCCGAAGCCGTGCATGTGCCGAAAGCTTTTCGGAATGCCGCGGTCGGACATAACGATGGTCACCTGGTGCAGCGCCTCCGGCAGCAAGGTCCAGAAATCCCAATTACTATCGGCCGAGCGCAGCCCGGTGCGCGGGTCGCGTTTCACGACATGGTTAAGATCCGGAAAGCGCAGCGGATCGCGGAAGAAGAAGACCGGTGTGTTGTTCCCAACCAAGTCCCAATTGCCTTCCTCGGTATAAAATTTGATCGCGAAGCCGCGAATGTCGCGCTCGGCATCGGCGGCGCCGCGTTCGCCTGCGACAGTGGAAAAGCGCATGAAGAGGTCAGTCTTCTTGCCCATTGAGAAGATTTTCGCCTTGGTATAGCGGCTGATGTCGTGGGTGACCGTGAAGCTGCCATAAGCACCCCAGCCCTTGGCATGCATCCGTCGTTCGGGGATCACCTCGCGGTCGAAATGCGCGAGCTTCTCGATCAGCCAGATGTCGTCGAGCAACGCGGGGCCGCGCGGTCCGGCGGTCTTGATGTTGAGATTGTCGACGACGGGCGCGCCGTTGGCGAGCGTCATTCGGCGGTTGGGGTCAGTCATGATCTTCTCCTGCGAGGGTGGGAGCGAGCGCTCCGC contains these protein-coding regions:
- a CDS encoding catalase gives rise to the protein MTDPNRRMTLANGAPVVDNLNIKTAGPRGPALLDDIWLIEKLAHFDREVIPERRMHAKGWGAYGSFTVTHDISRYTKAKIFSMGKKTDLFMRFSTVAGERGAADAERDIRGFAIKFYTEEGNWDLVGNNTPVFFFRDPLRFPDLNHVVKRDPRTGLRSADSNWDFWTLLPEALHQVTIVMSDRGIPKSFRHMHGFGSHTYSMVNAAGERVWVKFHFRTQQGIDNLSDAESAALIAGDRESHGRDLLDAIDSGNFPKWTLSIQVMTEEQARSHKHNPFDLTKVWPKGDYPLIEVGEMELNRYPDNFFAEVEQAAFSPSNIVPGIGFSPDKMLQARLFSYPDAARYRLGVNHNHIPVNAPRCPYHSYHRDGAMRTDGNLGGTTSYWPNSRGEWIGDDPALAEPTLALEGPAAHWDHRVDDDHYEQPGNLFRLMSPEQKQILFDNTARAMGDAREEVKRRHIENCTRADPAYGAGVAKALGI